In a single window of the Pocillopora verrucosa isolate sample1 chromosome 4, ASM3666991v2, whole genome shotgun sequence genome:
- the LOC131794727 gene encoding uncharacterized protein, producing MAKKQQAFLFVISLIILASRPHALELPFEVLDTIMELTDADPDFADLNRVNISDDLGPTRPIYRLDLDPNFIAYYEVDMGSDYVVLASGSQTGDYRKVESGPDPRPTDVLVRRAEDNGEQCEKFYRLSPLGLTACTNYNGTFVAATYNWTNNVPQIRNWRELDQMVNRSLDRLKSLWQERAAEGRSMSDWATTSVHYKEGNVKEDQVFAEEGLSPKSLVRIALGERFQSVHLHATNIGKSDLPAGSQPKWQERLCKVLIDACKPDGSTNINPSAIKETPNHLLYLNLEVHENRTFVGNTLQWKEIGFVVEIKERNGEVVRKHFFVDLHSKRHRRSAWKPSGSGWVSTVVIPHEDELPDYDQHDCCGCVSGCSPVAWAQIFRYYDSLGSDRYVNSIFSGNIYRDKTTELPKDMTYRVEQFVESIRRTLGTFCENGEGATYVNSHHRIQSWFQARQGSKARASSYLESRKRRGFVGRGDRSWIRWKAAQTCIKIGYPVVMSFYVESKSGHAAVATKYKEGYKKVRRCRTRTTGWWMGRRTRRNCRWEKESKYEFYLRYGWGGNNNKWQAINPYGAHVAYIAK from the exons atggcaaaaaagcaacaagcttttctttttgtgaTCTCCTTGATCATCTTGGCATCCAGGCCACACGCCTTAGAGCTACCCTTTGAGGTCCTAGACACCATCATGGAGTTGACTGATGCCGATCCAGACTTCGCAGACCTCAACCGAGTCAATATTTCTGATGACCTGGGCCCTACTCGTCCCATTTACCGACTCGATCTTGATCCAAACTTCATTGCCTATTACGAGGTTGACATGGGAAGTGACTATGTCGTTTTAGCTTCCGGAAGCCAAACTGGAGATTACcgaaaagtggagagtggcCCGGATCCAAGACCCACTGATGTGCTTGTGCGACGAGCTGAAGATAACGGCGAGCAGTGTGAGAAGTTTTATCGGCTATCACCATTGGGATTGACAGCTTGTACAAATTACAATGGAACGTTCGTTGCAGCAACTTATAACTGGACAAATAATGTTCCACAG ATAAGGAATTGGCGTGAGCTGGACCAAATGGTTAACAGAAGCCTCGATAGGCTAAAGAGCTTATGGCAAGAGCGAGCAGCAGAGGGGCGATCAATGTCAGACTGGGCCACGACCTCTGTTCATTACAAAGAAGGAAATGTGAAGGAAGATCAAGTTTTTGCCGAGGAAGGCCTATCGCCGAAATCGTTAGTTAGAATCGCACTTGGTGAACGCTTCCAATCTGTTCATTTGCACGCAACTAACATTGGCAAGTCAGACCTGCCGGCTGGTTCACAACCAAAATGGCAAGAAAGGCTTTGTAAAGTGCTTATCGACGCGTGTAAGCCGGACGGGAGCACGAACATCAATCCATCTGCAATAAAGGAAACACCAAATCATCTATTGTACCTAAATCTTGAGGTGCACGAGAATCGAACCTTTGTGGGAAATACTTTACAGTGGAAAGAAAttggttttgttgttgaaatCAAAGAACGCAATGGTGAAGTGGTCAGGAAACACTTTTTTGTGGATTTACATTCCAAACGGCATAGGCGTAGTGCGTGGAAACCTAGTGGCTCAGGTTGGGTGAGTACCGTAGTCATTCCCCACGAGGATGAGTTGCCAGACTATGACCAACACGACTGTTGTGGCTGTGTGAGTGGATGCAGTCCCGTGGCCTGGGCTCAAATCTTTCGTTACTACGACAGCCTTGGATCAGACCGATATGTAAACTCGATATTCAGTGGAAACATATACAGAGATAAGACTACGGAATTACCTAAGGACATGACTTATCGCGTAGAACAGTTTGTAGAGAGCATTCGACGGACGCTCGGAACTTTCTGCGAGAATGGTGAAGGCGCTACATATGTGAACAGCCATCATCGCATCCAGTCCTGGTTCCAAGCTCGACAAGGGTCCAAAGCAAGAGCATCCAGCTACCTAGAGTCTCGTAAAAGGAGAGGCTTCGTTGGACGAGGTGACAGGTCTTGGATTCGATGGAAAGCTGCGCAGACTTGCATTAAGATCGGTTATCCTGTTGTGATGAGCTTTTACGTGGAATCCAAAAGTGGCCACGCAGCCGTCGCCACGAAATATAAAGAAGGGTACAAAAAAGTTCGTCGGTGTCGAACTAGGACGACTGGATGGTGGATGGGCAGACGAACAAGAAGAAACTGTCGGTGGGAGAAAGAGAGCAAATACGAGTTCTATCTGCGTTATGGCTGGGGAGGCAATAACAACAAATGGCAAGCAATAAATCCTTACGGTGCCCACGTTGCATATATTGCAAAGTaa